The Gemmatimonas sp. region CTGATTTGTCCGCGTATACCCAACGCGATCTCGATCGGGTCGCCCACGAAGTGAATACGCGTCCGCGAAAAACCCTCGGCTTCCGCACGCCGGCAGCTATCTTCGCTGAGAGCGTTGCACCGACTCGTTGAATCCGCCGTGTATAGTGCACAGAACTCAGCCAACACAGTGTTCAGTGTCGAGCGACTTTGATGATGTAAAAGCGCACGGGCCCTGTCGACACGATCGACAGGGCCCGCAGTTTTCCAAAGAGGCTCGACACTGAACACTGTCGTTGCTGAACTCCGAGCACTCTACACGGTCAGACGCCTGAACTCTGACCACTCGGCACTCAGCACTGATCAGTGCCAACCCGCTATTTCCCGCCTTTGACTCGAATCACCTGCGTCGTGCTGTCCGTCATTCCTGCCCCCGACACCATCAGCGTCAGCTGGTAGTCACCCGCCGGAACCTGCGGGAAGTTGATGGTCAGGCTGCGTCCCGGCCCGCCATCGGGGCGACCGTTGTCGTTGTACTTGATCGACACCGGCGTCACGGATTTCGAGAGACCGAACGAGCTGCCGAGTTTCTGCATGAAGCCGGCGCCCACGCGCGTCGCCCGCAGCGACACTTGCAGCGGCTGTCCCGGTGATGCCTGACGGTACATCTCCCAGTAGATACCGATCGACGTACCACCCTCGATCTCGTTGCTGCCATACGCTTGCAGCGCGTTGCGATCGAGCATCGGCGTGGCCGATACATCGCCGCGCTGCAGCAGCAAGTATTCCGACAGGCGTGTACCAGCCGGCAACGGCGTGATCACCGTACGCACGCGCGCGGCGCGCTTGCCGACCGGCGCCAGCACTTCGAGACTGGCCAGCATCGGTGACGGGACCGGCAGCAGGAGTGCGCCGTTGGCTTGCGCGCTATCGCGCTTGGCCTGCAGCGGCTCGCGTCCATCGAATGCATCGAGCGTGAGCGCCGCGGTGTACGGCGCACGGCCCATCTCGAGCTCGCGCATCAAGCGGTATCCGCCAGCCACGATCGTGGTGTCACCGCGCAAGAAACGCGCAAACTGATTCGGCAACGCGCCGAAGCCGGTGGCAAAGCGCGGAGCGTAGCGCATGCGCGCCTTCTGGCGTCGCGGATTCCAATCGCCGGGGGTGGCCGACAACGGCTTGGCGATCGCTTCGACCGTCGCCATGAAGTCGTAGCTCGGCGTCGGTTCGTGGCCGATCACCGAGGGCGGACGCGGATCGGCCACACCACCGTTCTGCACCGACCACGCCGTGGGCCAGCCGTAGCGCATCTGCGATTCGAGCAGATCGTCACCCCACTGTAAATCGTACGGAATGCGGGCCAGCGAATGCACGCGCGACATCGTGCGTCGCGCGTAGAGTTCGTTCTGAATGTCGTTGGACGGAATCATCCACAGCGGCTGCGCGAGACGCAGCACGCGCGCGTTCTCGGCGGCACGGTTGGCGCACGGCGTGGCCTTGTACGCCGCGTGCACGGTGGGATCGAGCCACCAGGAGAGGTCGGTCCACGTGCATTGTTGCGCGACCGGCATCGCGGCGAGCGCGCGCGCAAACGCGGCGGTGGCGTCCTTGTGCTGATTCGCGTTGTGCAGCGCGAGGCCCTCGAGCGCCTCGCACCACCACGGCGTGCCCTTGCAGGAACGCGCCGCGCTGATCGCCACATCGCGCTGCTCCGACTCGATCGCGTAGCGCACACGCATGCCGTTCACCCAATCGTCCTTCGGGTCGGCCGCTTGTGCTTGCGCCAGCAACTCCAGCAACTGTTCGCGTTCGAGCTTCGCGTCATTGCGTTCGGCCGGCGGCGGGACGTCGCCGTTGTTGTTCCAGTAGCAGATGCGCCCCAGCGGGACTTCGCACGACGCATCGGCACCGCCGTTGTAGAAGCGCAGTCCGGTGCGGTGGTTGCGCTCGAATCCGTCTTGCATGGTGCGCGCCTGTGAGCCGAGTGAGCTCATCGTGGCCGGATTGCCGCGCAAGGGATCGGGCGGAAGACTCGCCATACCGCCGACGAGCGGAGGCCGCGTGGTATCAGTCGGCGGCTGCGTCGGCGGCGCCTGCGCCGACAACACGGGCAACCACGCCGCCGACAGCGACGTGAGGATAGCGAGCGCCCACGAGAGCCGCGCGGCGGACATGTACCGGCGGCGCGCGATCTGATTGACCAAGGGCCTGCTCCTGAGAGAAATCGACAGCGCGCCGCGCGACCGGTAGCGGTCGGCGCGGCGCCTCATCGACACGACATCGAGGCGCCCGAATGACTCGAGACGCGTCGTGCGAAGTTAACGCCCGGAGGAGCGCCCCGGGATTCAGAAGGTCAACTTCACCCCGGCTGTGAGCGCCCAGTTGTGCGCGAGATTCCCCTCGGCACGGAAGCCCACCGCATCCTCCGAATTGAATCGGCTCACCCAGTCCTTTGCCTGCACCCGAAGGGCAAAGCGCTCGGCCACACCGATATCAAGACCTACCCCGCCGGTATAGGCAATGTTCGAAGCTCGCACGTCGAACAGAGAGTTCTTGATGTCGTTCGTGAGTCCACCGATACCGAGCTGCACGAACGGTGCGATGCCGACCTTCTTGCCGGGAAGCCCGCCAAGCTCGAGGCCGGCGTCGTAGAGCCACGTCTTCACAGTCCCCACATTGACACCACCCAGCAGCGGCAACCCTATGCGCAGGTCGCCCGACGCGTAGGCCAGATTGCCGACCAACGCGATGCCCTTGGTGAGCGGAATACTGGCCTGTCCGCCAACCATCGGCGCGTTCGTGGTCGACAGGCTCGTGCCGATCGGGCCGTCATACCAGTTGCCGGTGATCAAGTACCCAGCGTAAGGGGTCAGGGTGGCTCCGACGCCCGTCTGCGCCTTCGCCGTGGGCGCTACGAGCACCGTGGCCAGCAAGGACGACGCAACGACGACGGCCAATGTACGGAACGCCGAGGTAGCACGCGGAAGCGAATCGGTGCGAATCGCGGTGCGGACGGAATACGACATAGCTGATCTCCAGAAGGTGACGTCCTCTCCAGGTGCATGTCGCGGACCGCCGTGTGCGCCCCGTGCCGCGTGCGGCGGTGGCTGTGGTCAAGGCATTGCGGGCACTCGACTTATCTGTCGCTCACCGAACGGCCGCTCGCTCCGGAAATCAGACGAGCGTCCCCAAAAGAGGACGCTCGTCTGTACCAACCGACCGACATCCGACCAGCCGCCTATTCGTCGTCCGGCGGCTGCGGCACCCCTCTCAGTTGCACGGCCTCAGACTTCGTGCGCGCGCGGATGTTGAGCATCTCCACGATCACGGAGAAGGCCATCGCCATGTACGTGTACCCCTTCGAGATATGCTGTCCGAATCCCTCCGCCACGAGGTTCGTGCCGATCAGCACGAGGAACGACAGGGCCAGCATCTTCACGGTGGGGTGCTTGTCCACGAAGTCGCTGATGGGCGTGGCAGCGAAAAGCATGACGCCAAGAGCGATCACGTTGGCCGCGATCATGATGATCACGCTGTCGGCCATGCCCACGGCGGTGATCACCGAGTCGAGCGAGAAGACGATGTCGATGACCGCGATCTGCGCCACGGTGGCCCAGAGCGAGTTGCCTCCCCTGCTCGTCGTGGACGACTCCTCCGGCCCTTCGAGCTTGCTGTGGATTTCCAGCGTGGCTTTGCCGATCAGGAACAGGCCGCCCACGATCAGAATGAGGTCGCGTCCAGACACGGCGCGTCCGATGACCGTGAACAACGGCTCGGTGAGGCGCATGACCCAGGTGATCGACAGCAACAGCGCCACGCGTGACAGAAAGGCGCCCATGAGGCCGAACCGGCGGGCCTTCGGCTGATCCACCGGTGACAGCTTCCCGGCCAGGATCGAGATGAAGATGATATTGTCGATGCCGAGGACGACTTCGAGCACCGAAAGCGTCAGCAGGGAAATCCACGCCTGCGGATCAGAGAGCAGATCGATCATTGGGACAACTTAATTGGCTATCTTTCGTAAATGTCTGCCCTCTCGACCACTGCCGCGTCGCCCAACGCCGCGTCGCCCAACGCTCCTTCGATTGTTCGTCCCGCCGTCGTGTTGTTGTCTGGCGGTCTCGACTCCACGACCGTGCTGGCCGTGGCACGGCGGGAGGGCTTCACGCCGTACGCGATGACCTTTCGCTATGGCCAGCGCCATTCCCTCGAGATCGATGCCGCCCGCCGCGTCGCGGCCGCTCACGGCGTCGCGAAGCACGTGGTCGTGGACATTGACTTGCGGCAATGGGGCGGCTCGGCCCTCACGGCCGATGTCGACGTGCCTAAGGATCGGGACGTCGAGCATCCGACCGACGAGATCCCGGTCACCTACGTGCCGGCGCGCAACACGATCTTTCTGTCGTTCGCGCTTGCCTGGGCGGAGACGCTCGACGCGCAGGCCATCTTCATTGGCGTGAATGCGCTCGACTACTCCGGCTACCCCGACTGTCGGCCGGAGTACATCGCGGCGTTCGAACAGATGGCGAATCTGGCGACCCGCGCCGGCGTCGAGGGGACGCAGCGGCTCAAGATCCACGCGCCCCTGCAGCACCTGAGCAAGGCAGACATTGTTCGCCTTGGCCAGGAGCTCGGCGTGGATTATGCCATCACCACGAGCTGTTACGACCCAGCGCCTGAGGGAACGGCCTGCGGTCACTGTGATGCCTGTCAGCTCAGGTTGCGCGGTTTCGCGGAAGCTGGATCGGCCGATCCAATTGCGTACGCGGCTGGAGCCTGAGCCATGGCGTACACTGTTCGCGAATGCTTCTATACGCTCCAGGGAGAAGGTGTGCAGGCGGGACGTGCGGCAGTGTTCTGCCGATTTTCCGGGTGCAATCTGTGGACGGGGCGCGAGGCCGACCGCGCTACGGCCGTATGCACCTTCTGTGATACGGACTTCGTGGGAGTTGGACCCGACGGCGGCAAATTCACCACGGCGACCGAACTCGCGACTTTCGTGAAAAGCCGTTGGCCGGCCGACGCGCCGGCCAGTGTGCGCCCGTTCGTGGTCTGCACCGGCGGCGAGCC contains the following coding sequences:
- a CDS encoding TerC family protein, with amino-acid sequence MIDLLSDPQAWISLLTLSVLEVVLGIDNIIFISILAGKLSPVDQPKARRFGLMGAFLSRVALLLSITWVMRLTEPLFTVIGRAVSGRDLILIVGGLFLIGKATLEIHSKLEGPEESSTTSRGGNSLWATVAQIAVIDIVFSLDSVITAVGMADSVIIMIAANVIALGVMLFAATPISDFVDKHPTVKMLALSFLVLIGTNLVAEGFGQHISKGYTYMAMAFSVIVEMLNIRARTKSEAVQLRGVPQPPDDE
- the queC gene encoding 7-cyano-7-deazaguanine synthase QueC — translated: MSALSTTAASPNAASPNAPSIVRPAVVLLSGGLDSTTVLAVARREGFTPYAMTFRYGQRHSLEIDAARRVAAAHGVAKHVVVDIDLRQWGGSALTADVDVPKDRDVEHPTDEIPVTYVPARNTIFLSFALAWAETLDAQAIFIGVNALDYSGYPDCRPEYIAAFEQMANLATRAGVEGTQRLKIHAPLQHLSKADIVRLGQELGVDYAITTSCYDPAPEGTACGHCDACQLRLRGFAEAGSADPIAYAAGA
- a CDS encoding outer membrane beta-barrel protein; translated protein: MSYSVRTAIRTDSLPRATSAFRTLAVVVASSLLATVLVAPTAKAQTGVGATLTPYAGYLITGNWYDGPIGTSLSTTNAPMVGGQASIPLTKGIALVGNLAYASGDLRIGLPLLGGVNVGTVKTWLYDAGLELGGLPGKKVGIAPFVQLGIGGLTNDIKNSLFDVRASNIAYTGGVGLDIGVAERFALRVQAKDWVSRFNSEDAVGFRAEGNLAHNWALTAGVKLTF